Sequence from the Penaeus vannamei isolate JL-2024 chromosome 25, ASM4276789v1, whole genome shotgun sequence genome:
CTTCGCCCTCGCCGGCCGCAGCACGCCCAGGGCCTCGTACCTCTGGGCCGAGACGGCACACGCGCACGTCGCACAGGCTAGGAGGATCTGCGGGAAACGAGAGCTGCTTTACAGGATTCACTCGGAAATTCGAGTTTAAGAATATCAattatagtaaatatgataaagaccaccataaatacaacaataataatatgaccaGAACAAGAATCTCTCCTAAATTACAAGAGAACTGCAAACTCCATGAACTATAAATAGAACACTCAAAAGCGAATTACAGAAGCAATATTACCCCTTTAGATCCTACAGAACGAatgaaaagaaacggaaaagaaaaaaaacgacaacaaaaacaagatgCACTCACCCGGAGGTACATCTTAGCAACAGAAATATGAGACTGGAATGAAGACGAGGCAGCGCTGGCATCGCTTATATAGAGTTCGTTCCGCCCGAACAGTTGCCAGCGGGTGCAGGAGCACTTGCAGGATCTGCTTTGCCCGAAGGTTAGAGCTTTGCGGAAGCGCAGgtgctggctgtgggagaggTGTGTGGGATATACgtctctgtcctttctttctctcatctcgttttctctctctctctctctctctctctctctttgactgttGTTACTTATAACAATTTATTTCCCTGTCACTGTtttttaccatctctctctctctctctctctctctctctctctctctctctctctctctctctctctctctctctctctctctctctctctctctctctctctctttcgccctctctccccctctctctctctctgtttctgtcctttTCCCCATTGCTCACTTTGTCTGcctgactctctccctctatcctgtACCTCTCCCACTACATACATCCCATTAGTACAAAAAAAGGCCATAACTTTAAATCCACAGTAACTTCCTCAAcgcagtaccccctcccccctcaaacggtcatcaatgccccccccccctactcgacCGGACCAGAATTCCCTATATAAAGGATGCACTCGCTCCCCGGCCACACACAACCTTCGACCCCGCTCTTGGACGTCGCTCAGCCACACATTGCAACATGGTCTTTAAGGTTGGCAGAGGCAGGCTctcacgcaggcacgcacgcacactcacttgcGTGGcgtgtcagcgtgtgtgtataGAATCTATGTAATAGTTTTGTAATTGCATATGTGTATTTGAAttttcgtgtgtttgtatatatatatatatatatatatatatatatatatatatatatatatatatatatatatatatatatatatatatatatatatatatatatatatatatatatatatatgcatatatatatacatttacacatacatgtatagatacatatgtaaattttatttattcatttgtattgtagtgtatatattatgtaaatatatatacacaaataaatccaaatgtatgtacatacatatgtacatacctatctacaaatatctatatatattatagacatgcatattcatatatttatacatatacttataagatACAGCATTTatcatatgtgcataaatattatttacatataattatatgtatatacttatatttatacataagtgtagcacatatgcatataaatatacatatatacacatacatataaatatacatatatacacatacatatatttatgtctgaataaataaacacacacatatatttatattcataaatacatagatacatacataaatatacacccacacacatgtatatataaatatacatatatttatttataaatattcacatatatatgtgtaaattatatatatgcatatatacatatacatatacgtgtgtatatatacatgtgtgtgttggggggagtgtgcaatatgtatatatatagatatatagatatataagatataaatgtatgtcttcCTTCATGCCTTGTCATTGACCTGCGCTGACTTTCTTCTGTGCAGGTCCTCTTGGTCGCAGCCGCCGTGCTCTGCCTCGGCCGGGCGTCCCCGCAGAGGTACCAAGCCCTGGGCGTCCTGCAGCCCCAGAACTCTCGTGACCTGGGCGACTACGAGAACATCGTCGCCGCCACCATCGACGTGCTGCCCGAAATCGTCAAGGTCTTCAGCAAGATCACTCAGGCCCGGGGCAGGCCCAGTGAACCCCAGATCATCAATAGGGTCATGACAGAGTTCTTGCCCATCACACGCAAGGTCATGGAGGCCACGGAGAAGGTGGAGGGCACCAAGATCCCGGACGACACGTACCACCGCTTCAACGCCGCCGAGAGGGTCATGCCTCACGTGGTCACCTTCATGGAGCAGCTCAGGGCCATGGACTTCTTTGGAATCTCCACCACCACGAAAAGGTCCATTTAACGTCTGTAGCGTTGCTATCCACTCGACTTCGAACGAGCTCTTTGgcagttcctctctctctgtcatcgtGTCCCCTCTTCCATTGTTTGATTTGGTTTCTATCGCATTTATGTTCATATGTAAACAGTATCTCTTCTTAAAGCTGTCAGTCCAAATCTCTCTGCTAGAGGTATCCTCTAAGTAAATATTAGTATAGAATTGTACAGTGTACaagtaaagatatataaacacaataaattTTGTATCATTGCATCCGATCCCATGATGAAAATTCAAATCAGATAAGATGCAAGAACATTAAGAGAAGTGACGAAGGTAACATAAATAAGGAATGTTCTGAATGAAATCGATCGGTTTTTGTGTTGTTAATAAATTGTCTTTCGcgaataacaatgatatagacTAAATCTTCCAtgttcttcctttgttcttatGACATAATGTTTCTTCTTTAGTCAGGTACTCTAAATATCTACGGTTCCCATATCTATAACCTAAAAATACTTTGAGATCCAACCCCAAGGGCCACCTAGATGTCTAGCTAAGccactacatatacatacgataTGATATAAATAGATTGGCACACGCTGGCACACAGGCACATATTACAAAGACAGGGAAAGTAGGGGCCAGAGAAGTGGGATATAGAGAAATGGCGTGACAtattcaaataaaaaatcaataaagttGATAGGAAAAtactgagagacagaaagagtaaaaaacaaaaggaaaaccaatGATATAGTTATTAAGATATAGAgtcaaggcagagagaaagagacacagagacagaaattgTATTAGCCTTTTTACTAACTATTGTTGGTGATCAGGAAATCATACATAACAGACC
This genomic interval carries:
- the LOC113819632 gene encoding uncharacterized protein; its protein translation is MVFKVLLVAAAVLCLGRASPQRYQALGVLQPQNSRDLGDYENIVAATIDVLPEIVKVFSKITQARGRPSEPQIINRVMTEFLPITRKVMEATEKVEGTKIPDDTYHRFNAAERVMPHVVTFMEQLRAMDFFGISTTTKRSI